In the genome of bacterium, the window AAAGCGTAATGCTGTGATGTTTGGGCCAGCTGGTAGGGCCTACGTCTATCTCTGTTATGGCATGTATGAGTTGTTTAACGTCGTTACCAACCGAGAGGGAGTGGGCGAGGCTGTTTTGATTCGGGCGCTCGAGCCGCTGGTCGGTATTGAGATAATGCAAAAGCGTCGCCGGCAGAAATCATTGCGACAGCTTTGTTCGGGGCCGGGAAAACTAGTGCAGGCCATGGGCATCAGGCGACAACAATCAGGACAAGAGTTATCGAGCGGAAACTTGCGAATTG includes:
- a CDS encoding DNA-3-methyladenine glycosylase, which encodes MQTPKVAQLLLGALLIHDTPQGTTAGRIVETEAYLFKNDPACHAHRGQTKRNAVMFGPAGRAYVYLCYGMYELFNVVTNREGVGEAVLIRALEPLVGIEIMQKRRRQKSLRQLCSGPGKLVQAMGIRRQQSGQELSSGNLRIELPRPARRQKITRTKRIGITQGAELNLRYYLSGSEFVSAV